A single region of the Strigops habroptila isolate Jane chromosome 3, bStrHab1.2.pri, whole genome shotgun sequence genome encodes:
- the SH3BP1 gene encoding SH3 domain-binding protein 1, protein MMKKQFNWMRQQLSHPNITGRAQEATELLPADLLQIEQRIEPAKRAAHSVSKRLQACLQGQCGSEMDKRVKKLPLMALSTTMAESFKELDTESSLGKALEMGCCIQSSLAKILAEFEITLERDVLQPLNKLSEEELPIILKRKKTLQRLISDWNTIKSRLNQAAKSSSNSAGTGAGPGASSAANKLEILKEEEEELKRKVEQCKDEYMADLYHFSTKEDSYASYFIKLLEIQAQYHRQSLGSLDSALAELKESHSQTEPSFAADTPVVGYYGVPLETHLKSLGREIALPIEACVMMLLASGMREEGLFRLAAGASVLRKLKSSLASGSNALEEFYSDPHAVAGALKSYLRELPQPLMTFELYNEWLQVASLKDDESRIQSLRDTCSRLPHDSYNNLRYLIKFLAKLAEHQEVNKMTPSNIAIVLGPNLLWSQQSTGDPMQLDLASVSSIQVVTVIEALIQNADTLFPGEVDFNVSSMFTPPANSRLSKPTPVEELTLDLPPASTPTLLDGEATSRDPEPTSSPAVTSPPPEAAGPPAPTLTDDTARKGKRPAPARPVTAAPPVAQPRSTVPAVAASKHAASPKALPRRMVGVPSRAPSVPPPLPPQPAHRHSHDAPSPRPLASEADAAITMDCAPGTMDEGQPLPAGGRSPLSTSPIEN, encoded by the exons ATGATGAAAAAGCAGTTCAACTGGATGCGGCAGCAGCTGTCCCATCCCAACATCACCGGCCG AGCCCAAGAAGCGACGGAGCTGCTGCCTGCGGATCTGCTGCAG ATCGAGCAGAGGATCGAGCCAGCCAAGCGAGCAGCTCACAGCGTATCCAAGAGGCTCCAAGCCTGCCTGCAGGGGCAGTGCGGCTCCGAGATGGACAAGCGAGTG AAGAAGCTGCCATTGATGGCTCTATCCACAACAATGGCTGAGAGCTTCAAGGAACTGGACACAGAGTCCAGCCTTGG GAAAGCCCTGGAGATGGGCTGCTGCATACAGAGCTCGCTGGCCAAAATCCTGGCCGAGTTTGAGATCACCCTGGAGCGCGATGTCCTGCAGCCACTCAACAAGCTCAGTGAG GAGGAGCTTCCCATCATCCTGAAGCGCAAGAAGACCCTCCAAAGGCTGATTTCTGACTGGAACACAATCAAGAGCAG GCTGAACCAAGCTGCCAAGAGCTCCAGTAACAGTGCTGGCACTGGTGCTGGCCCGGGGGCGTCTTCTGCTGCCAACAAACTGGAGATCttgaaggaagaggaggaggagttgaAGAGGAAGGTGGAGCAGTGCAAG GATGAGTACATGGCTGACCTCTACCACTTCTCCACCAAAGAGGACAGCTATGCCAGCTACTTCATCAAA CTGCTGGAAATCCAAGCTCAGTACCACCGGCAGTCCCTGGGATCTCTGGACTCGGCTCtggcagagctgaaggaaaGCCACAGCCAGACAG AGCCCTCCTTCGCTGCAGACACGCCGGTGGTGGGGTACTACGGTGTGCCCCTAGAGACACACCTCAAGAGCTTGGGCCGGGAGATCGCGCTGCCCATCGAAGCCTGTGTCATGATGCTGCTGGCCTCCGGCATGAGGGAGGAG GGACTCTTCCGGCTGGCAGCGGGTGCCTCAGTGCTGAGGAAGCTGAAGAGCAGCTTGGCCAGTGGCTCCAACGCGCTGGAGGAGTTTTACTCAGACCCCCACGCCGTGGCCG GTGCACTGAAGTCCTACCTGCGGGAGCTGCCCCAGCCTTTGATGACCTTCGAGCTCTACAACGAATGGCTCCAAGTAGCCAG CTTAAAGGATGATGAGAGCCGCATACAGAGCCTGCGGGACACCTGCAGCCGCCTGCCCCACGACAGCTACAACAACCTGAG GTATCTGATCAAGTTCTTAGCCAAGCTGGCCGAACACCAGGAGGTGAATAAAATGACCCCCAGCAACATTGCCATCGTGCTGGGCCCCAACCTGCTGTGgtcacagcagagcacagg AGACCCCATGCAACTGGACTTGGCCTCGGTCTCCTCCATCCAGGTGGTCACTGTGATTGAAGCCCTCATCCAGAACGCGGATACCCTCTTCCCTGGAG AGGTAGATTTCAATGTCTCAAGCATGTTCACACCACCTGCAAACAGCAGACTTAGCAAGCCCACCCCAGTGGAAGAACTGACCCTGGATCTCCCTCCAGCCAGCACCCCCACTCTGCTGGATGGAGAGGC CACCTCGAGGGATCCTGAGCCCACGTCATCCCCAGCGGTGACCAGTCCGCCTCCTGAAGCTGCAGGGCCACCAGCTCCAACACTGACTGACGACACTGCACGCAAAG GCAAGCGCCCGGCTCCAGCCCGACCCGTGACAGCTGCACCACCCGTGGCCCAGCCCCGCAGCACAGTCCCTGCCGTGGCAGCCTCCAAGCACGCAGCCAGCCCCAAAGCCCTGCCGCGACGGATGGTCGGGGTGCCCAGCCGAGCCCCGTCCGtccccccgccgctccccccACAGCCAGCACACCGCCACAGCCATGATGCCCCATCGCCAAGGCCTTTGGCCAGCGAGGCCGATGCAGCGATTACCATGGACTGTGCCCCAGGAACCATGGATGAGGGGCAGCCACTGCCTGCGGGAGGAAGGAGCCCCCTGTCCACATCGCCCATAGAGAACTGA
- the PDXP gene encoding LOW QUALITY PROTEIN: pyridoxal phosphate phosphatase (The sequence of the model RefSeq protein was modified relative to this genomic sequence to represent the inferred CDS: deleted 6 bases in 6 codons) has protein sequence MANCRRLSGAGLREVLGPAQGLLFDCDGVLWAGERPCPGAPELLERLRRSGKAALFVSNNSRRSVAELERRFSRLGFPPASAAEHVFSSALCSALFLRQALLGGGGVGSGDSGGRVFVLGGEGLRGEVRDAGLRLAGEGESAPAEPVRAVLVGYDDQFTFAKLAEACGYLRDPQCLLVATDPEPWHPLSDGQRTPGTGSLTAAVETASGRKALVVGKPNTYLFDCIVERFGVDPSRTLMVGDRLETDILFGKNCGLSTILTLTGVSRLEEAQAYMASDSAAAKDMVPNYYVDSIADLTTRSGE, from the exons ATGGCGAACTGCCGGCGGCTGAGT GGCGCGGGGCTGCGGGAGGTGCTGGGCCCGGCGCAGGGGCTGCTCTTCGATTGCGAC GGCGTGCTGTGGGCGGGCGAGCGGCCGTGCCCCGGCGCCCCCGAGCTGCTGGAGCGGCTGCGGCGCAGTGGCAAGGCCGCCCTCTTCGTCAGCAACAACAGCCGCCGCTCCGTGGCCGAGCTGGAGCGGCGCTTCAGCCGCCTCGGCTTCCCGCCTGCGTCCGCGGCCGAGCACGTCTTCAGCTCCGCGCTCTGCTCCGCGCTCTTCCTCCGCCAAGCG CTcctcggcggcggcggcgtcGGGAGCGGGGACTCGGGCGGCCGCGTCTTCGTGCTGGGCGGCGAGGGGCTGCGCGGCGAGGTGCGCGACGCGGGCCTGCGCCTGGCGGGAGAGGGCGAGTCGGCGCCCGCCGAGCCGGTGCGGGCCGTCCTGGTGGGCTACGACGACCAGTTCACCTTCGCCAAGCTGGCGGAGGCCTGCGGCTACCTGCGCGACccgcagtgcctcctggtggcCACCGACCCCGAA CCCTGGCACCCGCTCAGCGACGGGCAGCGCACCCCCG GGACTGGCAGCCTCACA GCCGCAGTGGAAACTGCTTCAGGCCGCAAGGCGCTGGTGGTGGGGAAACCAAACACGTAC TTGTTTGATTGCATCGTGGAGCGTTTCGGCGTCGACCCATCCCGCACCCTCATGGTGGGAGACCGTCTGGAGACAGATATCCTCTTTGGCAAGAACTGCGGCCTCTCCACCATCCTCACCCTGACGGGTGTCTCCCGCCTGGAAGAGGCACAGGCCTACATGGCCAGTGACAGCGCCGCTGCCAAGGATATGGTGCCCAATTACTATGTGGACAGCATTGCAGACTTGACTACCAGGTCTGGAGAGTAG